A genomic stretch from Vulpes lagopus strain Blue_001 chromosome 11, ASM1834538v1, whole genome shotgun sequence includes:
- the LOC121471594 gene encoding olfactory receptor 9G4 produces the protein MEVGNRTILTEFILVGFSADPRWQLILFGIFLMLYLMTLSGNMTLVILIRIDSRLHTPMYFFIGNLSFLDFWYTSVYTPKILANCVSEDKRISLAGCGAQLFFSCVVAYTECYLLAAMAYDRYAAICNPLLYSSMMSNSLCTGLVAGSYLGGLLNAIAHTANTFRLSFCGKNIIDHFFCDAPPLVKMSCTDTHVYEKVLLGVVGFTVLSSILAILVSYCNILLAILRIRSASGRRKAFSTCASHLISVMLFYGSLLFMYSRPSSTYSLERDKVAALFYTVVNPLLNPLIYSLRNKDVKEAFWKATQTIRLQR, from the coding sequence ATGGAAGTAGGAAACCGTACCATTCTGACTGAATTCATCTTGGTGGGCTTCTCAGCAGACCCACGGTGGCAGCTGATTCTATTTGGAATATTTCTGATGCTCTATTTGATGACTTTGTCAGGGAACATGACCCTGGTTATCCTAATCCGAATTGATTCCCGCTTGCACACCCCTATGTACTTCTTCATTGGCAATTTGTCCTTTTTGGATTTTTGGTACACTTCTGTGTATACTCCCAAAATCTTGGCTAATTGTGTCTCAGAAGATAAACGTATTTCCTTGGCTGGATGTGGAGCCCAGTTGTTCTTTTCCTGTGTTGTAGCCTACACTGAATGCTATCTCCTAGCAGCCATGGCATATGACCGGTATGCAGCAATCTGTAACCCATTGCTTTATTCAAGTATGATGTCCAATTCTCTCTGTACTGGGCTTGTTGCTGGCTCCTACTTAGGAGGACTTTTGAATGCCATAGCCCATACTGCTAACACTTTCCGCTTGAGTTTCTGTGGTAAAAATATCATTGACCACTTCTTCTGTGATGCACCACCATTGGTAAAAATGTCTTGTACAGATACTCACGTCTATGAAAAAGTCCTCCTGGGTGTGGTGGGCTTCACAGTCCTTTCCAGCATTCTTGCCATCCTGGTTTCCTATTGCAACATCCTTCTGGCTATCCTGAGGATCCGCTCGGCTTCAGGAAGGCGCAAAGCCTTTTCCACCTGTGCTTCACACCTCATTTCGGTCATGCTCTTCTATGGATCCTTGCTCTTCATGTATTCAAGGCCAAGTTCCACCTACTCCCTGGAGAGAGACAAAGTGGCTGCTCTGTTCTACACTGTGGTCAACCCATTGCTCAACCCTCTCATCTATAGCCTGAGAAACAAAGACGTCAAAGAGGCCTTCTGGAAAGCAACACAAACCATAAGGCTGCAGAGATGA